The following nucleotide sequence is from Actinomycetota bacterium.
CAACCTGACGGGTCGGCTTGAACGGCCGTTCAGCGATGTGGTTCCATGCGCGCTTACGGCATGCAGGCGAACACGTACGACGCCATCGTGATCGGCGGAGGCCACAACGGCCTCGTGGCAGCGGCCTACCTGGCCAAGAGCGGCGCTCGCGTCGTCGTCTGTGAGGCTCGACACAAGACGGGCGGCGCGGCGGCGACCGATCAACCGTGGCCCGATCATCCCGAGTTCCGGGTGACGACGCTCTCGTACGTGATGAGCCTGATGCCCGACACGATCATCCGGGACCTCGAACTCGAGCGACACGGATACCGCGTGCATCCGGTCGGCCCGTACGTCGTTCCGTTCCCCGATGGGCGCTTGATGATCGAGTACGAGGACACGTCGAAGAACCGTGAGGAGTTCGCGAAGTTCTCCAAGAAGGACGCCGACGCGATCGAACGGTGGGACGCGTGGATCGCTGGGCTCGCGGGGGTGCTCGGTCCGCTGCTGATGACGACGCCGCCCAAGCTCGGGTCGAAGCGGCCGCGCGACCTCTTCGAGCAGATCCGTCTGGCGTGGCGGTTCCGCGGTCTCAACGTCCGAACCGTGGGCGAGGTCACGCGGCTGCTCACGATGAGCGTGGCAGACATCCTCGACCGGTTCTTCGAGTCCGAACAGGTGAAGGCGGTGATGGCCATCAACGGGCTGATCGGCACGTGGGCGGGCCCGTACGAGCCGGGGACCGGCTACGTCATGGCCCATCACTCGATCGGCGACGTTGGCGACGGAACGCTTGGCTCGTGGGGCGTGCCGGAGGGAGGAATGGGCGCCGTCGCTGGGGCGATCGAACGGAGCGCTAGGACGTTCGGCGCCGAGATCCGCACGAACGCCAAGGTCGAGCGCGTACTCGTTCGCGGCGGAAGGGCGCGAGGCGTCGCCCTCCAGGGCGGCGACGAGCTGAGCGCGCCGATCGTGATCACGGCGTGTCACCCCCAGATCACGTTCCTGCGTCAGCTCGATCGGGC
It contains:
- a CDS encoding NAD(P)/FAD-dependent oxidoreductase; this translates as MRAYGMQANTYDAIVIGGGHNGLVAAAYLAKSGARVVVCEARHKTGGAAATDQPWPDHPEFRVTTLSYVMSLMPDTIIRDLELERHGYRVHPVGPYVVPFPDGRLMIEYEDTSKNREEFAKFSKKDADAIERWDAWIAGLAGVLGPLLMTTPPKLGSKRPRDLFEQIRLAWRFRGLNVRTVGEVTRLLTMSVADILDRFFESEQVKAVMAINGLIGTWAGPYEPGTGYVMAHHSIGDVGDGTLGSWGVPEGGMGAVAGAIERSARTFGAEIRTNAKVERVLVRGGRARGVALQGGDELSAPIVITACHPQITFLRQLDRAELPDEFVSDIEHWSSRSGVVKINCALSKAPTLAADPEWNDYSGGFEIAPSIDQLERSFEEARAGKASTLPFSDGVIPTALDPSLAPEGAHVVSLFTQWVPHEWSKEPHRDELEAYADRVIQSYDDAAPGFKESVIARQVIGPYDMENEWHLIGGNIFHGELSADQLFHLRPAPGYADYRTPIHGLYQCSSATHGGGGVCGIPAYNCVREIRLDRRRGVLK